TACTTGGGAAAACACATcgggagtttttttttactctgGTCACCTTCGCATCGACGTTTTCCCTTCCGAATCGTGTGGAGGGCGAGGCTGCGAGTACAGTGTTTTTTGTGTCCGCTTTCCGAACGGTGCTGGTGTTTTTTTCAGGTACACAAACTACAGAGTCTTTCTTTAGGAAGCTTTTCGACGTAAAACTTACTTGTTCATTGTTGTGTGGGaggaaaaaaaaagtcaaacgAAAGACGAATACTTTGTGTTGGAAGTTGCTACTCTGTTACACTTTCTGATATTACTCACGAAGAACAATGTTCACTGTGTTCAGCATGCTAGGAAAGGGAGGGAAAAAGGTAGAAGGTGAACTTTGTGACAACCGGGAGGAAGTTTCCGTTGTTCTTGTTCACTCACTCCAGGTGACTGAGTTTGATGAGTGAATGCTAGTCTGCAAAATATAAACAGCCACCGCAGCCCGGCAGGTCGTTGAAAGCCGATAACCCTTTTGAAATCGGGTCAGGTCAATAACCAACAACTAAATAGTTCTAATGAATGTTCTAAATGAATAATAATGCGGAGTTCAAATAAGTTAAGCGTTACTTATGTAGCGAGTCTAATATAACTTACTTGAGCACGTTTAGTACAAAGTTGATTGAACAGATTCTAAGAAAACAATGAAGCAGCACAGGTTACATTCTCTTTCGTGTAGAGacaattcaatttgtatcgGTTTTCTGTTATTCTAATACGTTGGTCAATAAATTCTCGGTTTGACGGGAAGATGGCGTCACTGATCGAAAAACATCTGGAATTCAATAGAGGCATCTTTCAGACGTCATCTGTCAAAATTTTATAACATTTGATTTGAGTGACGCTAGTTATGGAAAATTAGAATCCATGGAGAAAACCTGatgtaatccacctagtgatatacgctttaagtgacggtatacaatttctcttcaccctgtaactccggaacctggATGAAAATCTGGAGTTTCTAAAGGGATCACAAGatttttcatttggatctaagcttgtgaaaatcggtcaaaccatctccgaaaaaagtgagtgagctccattttggaGTATATGAcaccttccggaatcggaaaccgggaatcaggatcgccggaatcggtttatttggCCTTTTACTGCCAATGACTATATCAATGGTATATgatatcggttttcacagtgattgcataacattttttgcctttctaatatagaaaggttatgcaatcacttgaaaaactgactaatagaaattggcccggagggcaaggggtcatataccattcgactcagttcatcgagctgagcaatgtctgtgtgtgtatatgtcaaataatctcactaggttttctcggagatggctgaaccgattttgacaaacttagattcaaatgaaaggtctcatggtctcatacggaactcctgaatttcatccggatccgacttccggttccggaattatagggtaaagtgtgttcaatattgtacaccgtcacttaaaccggcgaaacaaaacacgtaaaaaaatgtctaaactggtctcaaaattacacaaatcaatagtcattatcagtaggcaactaaacaaaccgattccggctatcctggttcccggtatccggttccggaagcatcggaaatagtggtcatatataccaaaatggatctcactcacttttctcagcgatggtttgaccgatttccataaacttagattcaaattgaaggtcccacacggaatttctgaatttcatccggatcaaacttccggttccagagttatagggtaaagtatattcaatattgtacaccgtcacttaaaccggcgaaacaaaaaccgtaaaaaatgttgtaaactggactcaaaaccgttattcccaatcttaggctcaaatgaaaggtcttatgatcctactaaaaataactgcatattttcggatacaacaaacatttaaatcgtcatttagagtgcgatggcaacattgaataaaatgttcatgttagttggtggccgtacgaaccgacttcgattacaccggttctcgggttccggtaccGAAAGTGTATATactagtgaacccacttcgttttcttaaggatacgcgagcaaagcactgttttattctatatgttatactagttattgcACAAGCAactccttggtttctttcaaccgTAATTTCgtaatcgaagagaaattttttgaataaaataccacaatattatacataagaaggcatcattacaccactaggtggattaaaacaggttttcatgtTAGACAGACGAAAAGAATTTCGCACGGAGAactcgcagatcacaaaattacaatattgcaattgttgttcaaACAtagaatgttgttgatttaactaacatctgttgattttgtcttaaccattcaggtaaacggAATTGATGTAATCAAACGCTATCACTTGACGGAAAACGAGGACagtaaaacgcagaacaaaaatcctctacatttcagcagaaacgtttcatattgaaaaatttcaatagtAAATAAACGTCGTATATGTCGGTTATGTAGTAGACGTTtcgtgtaagtgaaagtatgcagaagaatacagGACTGAATAGTGAAATAAGTTTGCCATGTATTAAATacatattcctacagtataaatgttttaatttcatctgcgagaaatttttttttcggacagtttatgtcaatgtaattaaaaacgcttaacgcttaaaaatgtgctgctaaagtgaagtggtactatttctcggttaatttttcaaaagggcgtataagcaagtgacagtctcTCttaaatcactctctctttcgattattgtgatgtgatttaaaatattttctttgatatcactattctgtttgaaagtcgaaagattcgggtatcatttcatgcaaagagttgagtgataaacgtggaaaccgcttggtaattgatagaagagaaagtaaacaaagagaaactgtcacttgcttatacgcccttttgaaaaattaaccgagatttgtattttcttgaaagtgcatctgtAGTAGTAGCAACgttcttgaaaacggaatcaaaAAAGCTTCGCCAgcaagccattctgcaagtggaaGAAATGCCTTAATGCCCTGTGAACATCCTCTTGGGAATTTTTATCTTTTGTTGAATTTCTATATcatctgtgagtttagtgataaagctataagcagctagagtaacagaggtattttggccacttcatatatttttgcccacctaacaaactttatggatgtaatcgatgttaagtaacccagagccggtgaaacatgttaagcccaggtgggtaatttttcgtaccagggagaacgacccactattttgaagtattatttagtcgatttttaaataatattttgtttcgatataactttgcaagagacgcgtaaattcgaagcttgaagcgttttcaatattttgttgtaaaacaaaattgcgcatttaagggttaaatacaatatcaaactacaaaatttctgcaaaattttgttcggaatattaagtcagcagtcttttaggttccgtataaatttatttgtgtttgccaattttcgaaattatttctttgagaattttgattACTCTGATCGTTTAGTTGGTTGGGGTTGATGGTGAAAGATGTCTCGCATGAATCGAAAGCAATGTCTTGGtgttacattccttctgtggaattcggcttttctgtttcaacagacttcgcagccgattcttagcatacagaatcatttcaatgctagtactacgatcctactgacactatgaatcattccaggtcggggctcgaacatatgacaactggtttataagaccagcgtcgtatgcattgaaccgcaaacccgggcgaatcgaacggcgaacaaaacaaattcatccgctgatgtgcatagcacattgttaaaaaagtcccgggaccgactgagatggcgtttgtaatgtcaaactatcACCATCGTTCAGAAGACAAGTGTTTTCACATCAACCGCACCACAAACACTGAActtaccgacatataagtgacgttacttattgaaacttaaaaataacgaattccgtttattgataaaacTTTACTTCCTATAAGGAAAAACCACACAAGTCCAGCAATGGTTTAAGAAGTGTTACCCGCACtcagattaaaaacaaagattcTAATTTTAACGTGACCAAATTGAGCAGTCATCCGAAAAAAAtgtgagcaagttttgataatcgtgatgGATGAACAGAAAATCAAAGTccgactgaactggaagtgcttttacgctcgtatgcgaaaatctgggcatgaaaaaaatcttttccaaataagtgCCTCGTTCGCTCTCAATCTATCAAAAGTAACAACGCATCAACAATCCAGAGAGCTGGTCGGCACTGTtcagtcgcaataaaaaggatttcttgcgttgcTATGAAACAGTGgtcgaaacatggatctatctttattctccggagttgtttcaacatttagacggggaaaacacaacaggtagctgcaacaagtatggggtcagtttttagatggtcgaggtataattaacgtcgattatcttgaaaaggaagtaccaacaaaagtttttagttatcATTGCGTTAGgagttattaatgcgtttgaagGAATCGTTAAAAATGGCCtcatatgaagcagaaaaaatcatcttcaaccaagacaatgcaccgtgccacaagtcaatgaaaataattgacaaattgaacgtattgggcaccgatctgtttcttcacccaccatattctcaattccctagcccccagcgactacttgtcatttGATGATCTGAGAGAGTCATCGCCGCAACTGAAGCCTACTCTATGTTACaagtatgatataaaaaattttgataataaataaggaaattttgctcaagaaatgttgttttcctagttagttcctggactttttggacgatgtggaagcaaccttcgctacggcagtatcgaaccgcacagagtgcaagtcgattcgacactgaattttgttttctgtgagtaattttctcaaatgcgaacgcactcgttgaagagcagaaatcatatggaaaccgtgaacttatgtatacgaaaccgtcatatcaattagaggaatgacaatggtttgaaaaacagggagaattagacattgttcgtggatgagttgtagatgttcaaaacctaaccactgtTTATATGGTTTTAATTCTATATTTCGAATTTGTaccccggtatagaaaacaaagacgcaatCCTAGGTCAAAAGATTCTGAatgatttcatttatgtgaagataaagaatggaaaggtgagacgtgacaatgttgattttagcaagcagaaatcttttactaacttaactttcgcaagaggagttgattttaagcatctcatcaatgcaaatcactcgagtctctggtatgccggaactgcttaaactcgacccctttggttgaaggtaaaagttaagtcactaaaagatttctgcttgctcaaatgaccattgtcacgcctcacctttttgttgtatatcttcacatccttgctctaccttgagtagtagcattttataattctgattttatttattattctcagtTACAATTAAACTATTtctattgttataaatgatactaatattactattatttttcgttagaaattttaggtgggtaattacccacctttggaattttcgggtgggtagtactacccaccgtacccacctctttcaccggccctgaagtaacccatgttgcatcaatttgaagctaatcacattatttacctattgcggaaaggtttttcaaagatattaaacatttgattgatatttttacaaaatgggccaaaataaaatcgattctaaagtgggccaaagtacctctgttaccctaattagGGAGAATTCCGTTGTTCAAGTGGTGAACGATCATCATATTTTCAATATATAGCATAAACTATTTTCTATCATAAACTTGCGAGCCTACTAGTGCCTTTCGGCGAGAGAGTTCTTAACTTTTAAGTTTTTTAAAAACTCGGGTAGTTGAACCCAAAACCCAAAACTTTTTCGGGTTTGggtgaagatttttatttttttatccgaCACGTAacatattaggttttgcacgaaaacgacataacttgACACAATGAACTGAATGAACACCGTTTGACagctattaggttttgcacgatgacgacacaaatgaactgccgatgaatcaagttcatctttgacagttgccgtgtacttgttttgttttgcgactgcaagttaaaaattgaaaaaatgacgaaaaagtgcctgttaaaaacgtattccacagtgaaaataactaaaaagattgccctgtgtgtgtttccagcatcaaggagcgatttatgtatgaatctgttgagtgtgaggcgacttgcaatttttacattcgaacgatgaagttctgatgaaattttaaactgtaaacaagtacacgtcgactgtcaaaaaaagttcattctgttcatttttgtgaggttatgtcatgttcgtgcaaaacctaattaggttttgcacgatgaccattcgaatgaactaccgatgaactgccgatgaatcaagttcaccttttgacagctatcagtggttagtttacatatctattaacacgaactcaaattagaatgaacgcaatgaacacataaacaaaccactgatagttgtcaaaattgattaattttgttcatttttgggaGCATATGTAATGtttgtgcaaaacctaattaggttttacacgatgacgacacaaatgaactgccgatgaatcaattgacagctgccgtgtgtttgttttgtttggcgactgcaaattaaaaattggaaaatgacgaaaaattgcgattaaaaatgtgttccacagtcaaaagaactaaaaagattgcccggtatgcgtttccagcatcGAGGAGCGAtgtttgtataaatctgttcagtgtgaggcgacttgctaAATTCAAATGATGAACCTAAGGTGAACTTTTTACCTGGAAACGAAAACACGGCgagtgtcaaaaaaagttcatactgttcattttgtgaggttatgtcatgttcgtgtaaaacctaattagtGGTTTGTTTATATGTTCATTCCGTATCATTTCTTTCTGTTCCATGTTATTCTTGTATCATTTCATTGTGTTCCTTGATATTCCAGTGAAAAATAACCACCAAAATGAATTTGTTTCATCATCGTGCCAAATCTTATTCAGTATTTTTTATCGTGTCGTGACAATTCACTTAGGTTTTAAAAATGACGGCACGAATAAACtggtgatgaataaagttaatgttTGATTGCAATCAGTGTTTTCCTACATTTTTAATCACGCGCATTTAAATGTAAATGAAcgtataaacaaaccactgctAGCTGTCAAACGACGTTCATCTAGCATAATTTGAAAGGTTATGCGATGTCCTCGTGAAAGCTAGTAGAACTTTTTACTTGAGCTTTGTTTTAAGTCTTATGTTGCACTAGGTTAGTTGGAGTTTTATACTATTGATTATACATTTTTGAGAAGAAAAATGTGGTGAATATATCGTGATGGGAGTCAAACTGTTTAGTTTGGGCAAAATTGGAACATAACATATACGAATATACTGTGATCTCCACTATTAATTTTATATACCAAAATCTTAAAGAGCAAGACACTTTGCAATTTTTCCGGAAAATCACTTTTTCCGGAAAatcactttttcaacggaaaatcacTTTTACACCAGAAAATAATGAGtactgtttattttgtgtagcgtgaactaatacaaatgcattgaagcagtgtagctaacaatttttttttggaaaattaaatttacattcataaaatataagcaattttccatcgaacatttgataaaaatttatcaaaactgatatttcatccaaaaaatcaggcttaacattcgtatgagaataaattattgttacaaaagattggtttttactcaatcATTCAAGCCATTTTGATAAACTAGTTGCCCTGCATATACAAATACAAAGATTTATGACAACGCaagtttacatttgatccttaagttagttgaaatctgttgtctctgttcgatcaATTGACTTAAAGgttaagatgaaaataggtgcttTCGCTTCGAATTTTTGCGTTGGTATAACATTAGTATGTCACAACTTTCAATCTAATTTTTTTCGCAGTTTTGTTCTTAGAGCCGAAACGAATATATTGTATTTGATTtccactaatgagatgactattgatacaaTAACCATGTTTCATTGCGGAAACCTTTGATTCGTAATCCAAAAACCATCGCGTTGAAGACAATAAACGACCGATCCAAAATCTTTTAGCCATGCTTGTTTTCTAAGTAACAAGGCTGAAATAAAGTATTTCTTTCTTATAATGATACAGCAAAAACTCCATTTGAAGAAAACTTAGCAGCATAATAAAACGAAATAGTTTCCAACATTGATCGTGCAAACAAACGGCTACTGGACATAAAGGTGCATGCGACACGCAACATTTAAGTGggaaacaattttaaaacaatcATTCTAAAAGGTATACAAATACAGACAACATCATGCAGGATAACATTCCGAAGGGGATGCAAACATTTAACAGCAGGCAGGGGGAGACACGGAGACACAAAACTATAGCAAAGCAGTAGGTACCAATTTATCGAGTACTCACGTTTGCCCGAAATAATTGGTTATCGTGGGCGGGGCTATTTcgatttttattcgaatccaGAAAAACTAGTGGACCCTTACTGGACATGGGTTTTCCATTGCCGGGGCTGCTACCAACCGAGCTAGTTCCGTTGCTGGACGCACACGGTTGGAAGTTGttatttataatattttgtACACTCGCGGAAGTGTTTAGCAATCCGGTGAATGCTTCCGGAGGATTACTGTTACTGCCATTGTTATTGGCGCTGCTGTTGTTGGCAGTAAGCTTAAGTCTCTCTAGGCCAGTCTTATAGTTCTCTAGATAGTCCGTTTTGGAGGACGGAATTATAGCCCGTTTACTACCACCGTTCCCAGTACGAATGGGATTATGCACATTGCTAATGTACTGTTGGTGACGGTACTGCTTGGGTCGAATGGGGACTCCAATGTCGGACTTGGTTCCACGAATGGAACCAAGCCGAGAGTTTTCGAACCCAGGCACACCTGGTACGTGGGATTGATTGGTTCCGGCTCGAAATCCGGCACCATCGTAGTAGTAGTGGTACGGCGATGTTGATGATAGCGTTGCTGCCGAATCTAGATAACCGTAGGAGTTCAACCCGAAACCAGTGCTGGCTCCGAAGGTGTTACGACTTCCGTGCCCGGAAGCTTCGTTGTTGCGGTTCAGGCTAAACGTGTAGTGATTATTTTGAAAGTGTGTGTTACTACTATTGATCAGACGATTATTATGACCGCCGGAAGTACAATGTACACCGGGAATAACCGGTGCGGAAAACTTCTGTTGCCTATTCGGGCAAAGTGGGGGTTTCCTAGTCGTGGTTGTTGTACTACTATTACTCACTGGATGGTGATGATTCTTCATGTTGTTCGACGAGGACGATTTGGTGTGTGCTGAGGTTACCGAGGCTCCCGACGACTTGTTAGTTCCGTATTTGGCGCTGTCACTGGATCTACAATGTGACATAGTTTGAGTTCAAACCCTCCGAAGAATTCGGAGCTAATCATACCTTTCCGAAGAATATGCATAATCCTGATCCGCTCCAAGACCGGAGTCAGTGTGTTCGTGGCTCACTCGCAACCCAGAGCTATCCAATGGACTAAGGCTGGATCCCGTCGGTGAAATAAAGTCTCCCATGCTCATGCTGGACATCATTCTAAAAGGtatagaaaatattttggaATGTTTTATAAATTCAGTAACACTTGACAGTCAAACCTGATCAGTCCGGAGTTCCGATCATAATCCCGCGATGAGCTGATGGTACTTGCAGACCGAATCGACCCATTCACACCGCACAGATTGTCTGTCACATTCTCCTTAGGGTACTCCCGTATCCGATCGACCCGTGGGTTGCCATGATGACTAGTTTTGTGAACCTTGAGTGCACTGGGTTTTTTGGTAGCTAGATTGTCAGTTTCGACTACAGTGTACGGTATTTCTCTAAGCTGGTCCTCCGTCATTCCTGCGGTATCGACCAGATCAAACTGCAAGTGTTTCGTCAGTTCACTAGACCAAATCTTCTCCGAAGGTGACCGGTGCTTCCGATGTCGCCGACTGCGGTGATGATGCACAATTCCCGAGTCGGGTGTTGATCCTTTCAGTACCTGGCTACTCTTGATGACGGCTGCCTTTTGGACGCTATCCGATTGTTTACGTTGAACTTCGAGCCACTGTTCACCGGAGTCCACCAGTTCGATAGATTCCGTGGATCGTCGGTGACTGGAGTAGCTACGATCTCGACTTTCCGTATCGGACCGGTTCCGACGGTTCTTGGAGCGATGACGGCGATGCTTGCGGTGCGAATTGTGTGACCGCCCGGAACGCCCAGAACGTCCGGATCCGCGTGACATTTCGCTTTCATTGTCCGACACACGACGGCTTCGATGTCGACGACGTCTTCCGGAACGTGAATCATTGGACGAGTGGCTTTCCACCGAGCTCGATCGCATCCGGTTTGTGTTCGCCGGTGCGCTCATCCTGGTGGAAGCCGATCGCACCGATTTCGGGCTTGAGTTGATTCCGAACAAACCGCGCTGCTGGGATCGCATCCACGGTGCACTTCGAGTGCTACGCGGGGAATCCGGCGGTGCCGGATACGATTTGTTGCTGCTAATGTTCAGTGCAGCAGGAATGCTGCAAGTAGAACGATAAGGGCTATCAAACCTAAACAGCAAGGGAAGAGATAGAATAGCGGTATTTGTAACGGACATAAGAAACCAAAGTTGGACCAATGACTTGGAGTAAACTGCCGAGAACACTCACGTTTGGGCTGGTTGAGGTATCGAAACGGATTTGATTTCTTGCTGTATATATTTGGGAGCATCAAATATTTTCTCTTCTGGTTTCTCGTCCATTATTCGACGTGGTTGCCTCCGCGACGGTGTTCTGGTGAATGCTGGTGGAGCTCGTTGCTGTGCCACGGCGTCACTGATCTGCTGCCGTTCCGTTCGACCGCTGGAAGCAAACCAAACACACAAACCGTTGAAAAACATACGCGGCTCAGATAGACCTCTAGGTTCTCAGAATAAACCCACCTGTACCTGAATTTGGAACTCAATGAATTCATACTAGCTGATCCGGAAGTGGCCTGCATCGGAGCGGTTCTTACAAGTCGGAAAAATGAGTGATGTTCTACGCAGCACTTCCATAGATGTTTGCATGCGCTTTTCTTTGGTGTCTCAAAACCGTATGTGCTAATCTCATTCTtttgagagagagaaaaaaaacatttgatgtTCTACTGGACGCGGACTAAATCAGTTTTTAAAAACTTACATTTTTATCACAGACCCGTAACATAAAGTACCGTCCCTTGAAGTACACCTTAGCTATCCGGGGCCAATAATAATGGGCTACAGTGGTCTTGTTCCGCAGGACTACGATGCCGCCAGGAGTCAAACCAAGAAAATACTCCACGCTGTCCTCACCCTGCAAAAAAGGTTGCACAGTACTCGCAACTGTTATCGTTATCACATCAATTACTCCTACCAGAACTGGATGAAGATCTACTCCGTACATATCGTGCCATTTCACTTTATCGAGGTAGTTGAACTCGGCCTGCGAGGGTGACATGCCCTTGAGCTGCATGTGCAATTCATGAATTCGGCTTTCGATTTCTTTCGTCTGATTGTTGAGCAGACGAAACTCCGAAACGTACGCGAGAGGATGCTTTCTGGGGTCATAGTCACCAAGTTCGGCTGTTGTAAATGaagtttcacaatttttgttAGCAAAACGAAACCGTCAACGGAAGAATAGCATACTCTACCTTGAATAACGTAGGCGCCAAGCTCGGCAGCCAACTCGAAAGAAACCGGTAGCCTCCCCTGAAGGATATCCTGCTTAACCTGCAAATAAAGCTGGTACCTGGTAcgaaagtaatcagtaaaaataACTTGGCACCGGAAAATTACACACGAAAGAGCTATTCTCTACGAAGGACCTCTACCGTTGGCAACACATAAAATTAACAAATCAAACGCACTTACCTCGTGATTTCCTCCACCAGCTTGCAAGGATCGCAAGCGTAAAACTTCACCCCAAAGTACAGGTCGAACGGTACTTTGCTGCCTTTTAGCTGTCGGGATAGTCGGGAGGCAGGATCCAACCAGTGCTAAAACATGGTACGATAGAAACGAAATTTATTGCCTCAGTATCGCATCGGTTCGTTAAATTCGGGGTGCGGTGTCAAATGCAACGAAAGCAATTCCGAAATGGGGCTCTATTTTCGGTGTTACTGAGCATAGTAAAACGCACCAAACCCGTCCAGAGTGCAATTCGATTTGGTTGTTTGCTTTAGTACTTACCGTCTGATTATCCTGATCTATGTATCGTATTCCGAAATAGGCAGTCTCTATGAGGTTCAGTCTTGCGAATACTACATCTAACAAGGCTTGCCCGGGCAAATCGTCCTGGAATGAGAAtgaagagaaataaaaaaaggtttagaataacGTCGTTTAACTGGACGTATGCTCCGTTGTCCTTTTGGATCAGAATTGTTTCTACAAGGCTCGTTGTTTGCAATATTTTCGCTTAGTGTGAATTCAGAGCAACATGTGTGTTCACAAAACAATGAAATTAATGTTTTGGTTTCGAATTTTAGGGATTACTCCAAAATGTGACCATTTGACTTAATTCGGAATGACATTTTCTATATTAATTCATTTGTAGGTATTTTACCATGCTAAATTCGTTACGGTATGCCACTATTACACAAAATGTTCATTATGTTTGTTGGTAATGGTCTAATAGGAGCTGCTTAGGAAATGGTGCCTTGTGATAAATAATGAAGATTAGAGGAAATGTTTATAGAACACCTAGTATACGAAAAGACGACGCCTCACTAGATTTTTCTCACTGGTTCCAGGTTGAATGGGTATAAGATATATGTTTGGACGAcagtcgaaaacaaaaattttcggaACTCTACTGATCTATGTTGGAAGATCGAACTTAATAAAATTCATTTTACTAtcgtaaattttcattcttaCTTCTACTAGCTGCAATTGTTTGTATTCTCTGCACTTCAAATCTTCCACTTCTCGTCCCGTTGCATTCGTCTTGGTATTATTGAACTACAATTTGTTAAATTGTTTTATGTAATAATTGTGCATT
This genomic window from Malaya genurostris strain Urasoe2022 chromosome 1, Malgen_1.1, whole genome shotgun sequence contains:
- the LOC131440203 gene encoding band 4.1-like protein 4A isoform X2, which translates into the protein MYCLCRSSKTISLRIVLLDETDFLHELQDDLPGQALLDVVFARLNLIETAYFGIRYIDQDNQTHWLDPASRLSRQLKGSKVPFDLYFGVKFYACDPCKLVEEITRYQLYLQVKQDILQGRLPVSFELAAELGAYVIQAELGDYDPRKHPLAYVSEFRLLNNQTKEIESRIHELHMQLKGMSPSQAEFNYLDKVKWHDMYGVDLHPVLGEDSVEYFLGLTPGGIVVLRNKTTVAHYYWPRIAKVYFKGRYFMLRVCDKNNEISTYGFETPKKSACKHLWKCCVEHHSFFRLVRTAPMQATSGSASMNSLSSKFSGRTERQQISDAVAQQRAPPAFTRTPSRRQPRRIMDEKPEEKIFDAPKYIQQEIKSVSIPQPAQTFDSPYRSTCSIPAALNISSNKSYPAPPDSPRSTRSAPWMRSQQRGLFGINSSPKSVRSASTRMSAPANTNRMRSSSVESHSSNDSRSGRRRRHRSRRVSDNESEMSRGSGRSGRSGRSHNSHRKHRRHRSKNRRNRSDTESRDRSYSSHRRSTESIELVDSGEQWLEVQRKQSDSVQKAAVIKSSQVLKGSTPDSGIVHHHRSRRHRKHRSPSEKIWSSELTKHLQFDLVDTAGMTEDQLREIPYTVVETDNLATKKPSALKVHKTSHHGNPRVDRIREYPKENVTDNLCGVNGSIRSASTISSSRDYDRNSGLIRMMSSMSMGDFISPTGSSLSPLDSSGLRVSHEHTDSGLGADQDYAYSSERSSDSAKYGTNKSSGASVTSAHTKSSSSNNMKNHHHPVSNSSTTTTTRKPPLCPNRQQKFSAPVIPGVHCTSGGHNNRLINSSNTHFQNNHYTFSLNRNNEASGHGSRNTFGASTGFGLNSYGYLDSAATLSSTSPYHYYYDGAGFRAGTNQSHVPGVPGFENSRLGSIRGTKSDIGVPIRPKQYRHQQYISNVHNPIRTGNGGSKRAIIPSSKTDYLENYKTGLERLKLTANNSSANNNGSNSNPPEAFTGLLNTSASVQNIINNNFQPCASSNGTSSVGSSPGNGKPMSSKGPLVFLDSNKNRNSPAHDNQLFRANSGTAAYGSPVNDSASVPKGGKNQSAKGDGSDEPAPASVTGSNLHRTAVDFSRKNSLNSKIDSKGPANRSSSLELILTPIIQSRRVQ